One stretch of Myxocyprinus asiaticus isolate MX2 ecotype Aquarium Trade chromosome 23, UBuf_Myxa_2, whole genome shotgun sequence DNA includes these proteins:
- the pwwp2b gene encoding PWWP domain-containing protein 2B, translating to MEAVAEELQAGSRIPVTVDQIVNDTLVVTLTYRERNYTGILLDCDRKTGLFCLPDVVGKSDESLILRPDCEVSSEESSLKPPSQPTPRPKDENTEPETSPPCPVPIPVQPGQPAYPPYFEGAPFPQPMWVRHTYNQWVPQPPPRPIKRKKRRGREPGRMTMSTIRLRPRQVLCEKCKNTLNSDEDSKDGPMVPRTSRKENAPQADEDTKAIPSKSLRKDDGDNTKEAKKREDSTVYDSKRFRKDKKEDEKYPGGDIIPHSPVIKISYSTPQGKGEVMKIPSRVHGSVKPFCPKQLLQNGHRERGASKEAPKEVTPSMEAIRTGLTISIPKLKLPKLSGPDAPSPKIRVRSRGDGAEQVSVYEAELVDGARRKHPRDPNSQSEDGGEKNSLQLWSGNCGEEVERHGDLTLLINFRKRKADSSSLSVCSSDSLDESKSFSSDGTSPELSDLAPGDDLSVSSSSQGESKTVPPLTVRLHTRSMSKCVTEDGHAVTVGDVVWGKIHGFPWWPARVLSISGTRREEGEVDAPWPEAKVSWFGSPTTSELSVAKLSPFREFFRSRFNRKKKGMYRRAIMEAAKAVGHMSAEITSLLAHCET from the exons ATGGAGGCTGTAGCGGAGGAGCTGCAGGCCGGCTCCCGGATCCCGGTGACCGTCGATCAGATCGTGAACGACACGTTGGTGGTGACGCTCACGTACAGAGAGAGAAACTACACGGGCATCTTACTGGACTGCGACAGAAA GACTGGGCTGTTTTGCCTCCCAGATGTTGTTGGAAAGTCAGATGAGAGCCTGATATTGAGACCAGACTGTGAAGTCTCAAGTGAAGAGTCTTCCTTGAAACCCCCTAGTCAACCTACACCGCGACCAAAAGATGAGAACACAGAGCCCGAGACGTCTCCTCCTTGCCCTGTACCCATCCCAGTGCAACCGGGCCAGCCTGCGTACCCTCCGTACTTTGAGGGTGCCCCTTTTCCTCAACCCATGTGGGTCCGGCACACCTACAACCAATGGGTTCCTCAACCGCCACCTCGTCCAATCAAGAGAAAAAAGAGGCGAGGTCGAGAGCCGGGAAGGATGACCATGAGCACGATCAGACTGCGACCTCGGCAGGTGTTGTGCGAGAAATGTAAGAACACGCTAAACAGTGACGAAGACAGCAAAGATGGGCCGATGGTGCCCAGGACATCCCGGAAGGAGAATGCACCTCAAGCAGACGAGGACACTAAAGCCATCCCTAGCAAGAGTCTGAGAAAAGACGATGGGGACAACACTAAAGAGGCCAAAAAGAGAGAGGACTCAACAGTCTACGACAGCAAACGGTTTCGAAAGGACAAGAAGGAAGATGAGAAGTATCCTGGAGGTGACATCATTCCTCACAGTCCTGTCATTAAGATCTCCTACAGCACTCCACAAGGTAAAGGTGAAGTGATGAAGATCCCCTCAAGAGTACACGGTTCTGTCAAACCCTTCTGCCCGAAGCAGTTATTGCAGAATGGACACAGAGAACGAGGCGCTTCCAAGGAAGCCCCAAAAGAGGTGACACCCTCCATGGAAGCCATCAGAACTGGCCTTACCATTTCCATTCCCAAACTCAAGCTCCCAAAGCTAAGCGGTCCAGATGCCCCATCGCCAAAGATACGTGTAAGATCGAGGGGTGACGGAGCGGAGCAAGTGTCTGTGTACGAGGCAGAGCTAGTGGATGGTGCTCGTAGAAAACATCCCAGAGATCCCAACTCTCAGTCTGAGGATGGTGGAGAGAAGAACTCGCTACAACTTTGGTCCGGCAACTGTGGAGAGGAAGTTGAACGTCACGGTGACCTGACATTACTTATTAATTTCCGAAAGAGGAAAGCTGACTCGTCAAGCCTTTCTGTGTGCAGTAGTGACAGTCTGGATGAGTCAAAGTCCTTCAGTTCAGACGGCACGTCTCCAGAACTGTCCGATCTTGCACCGGGTGACGACCTCTCCGTATCGTCCTCCTCTCAAGGGGAGAGTAAGACTGTTCCACCTCTAACTGTTCGACTGCACACTCGCAGCATGAGTAAATGTGTGACCGAGGACGGTCACGCGGTGACTGTTGGTGATGTAGTTTGGGGTAAGATTCATGGCTTCCCTTGGTGGCCCGCACGGGTACTCAGTATAAGCGGTACTCGTAGAGAAGAAGGTGAGGTTGACGCACCTTGGCCCGAAGCGAAAGTGTCCTGGTTCGGCTCGCCCACCACCTCCGAACTCTCAGTTGCCAAACTGTCACCTTTCCGTGAGTTCTTCAGGTCACGTTTCAACCGCAAAAAGAAAGGGATGTACCGGCGTGCCATAATGGAGGCGGCCAAGGCCGTGGGACACATGAGTGCAGAAATCACATCTCTACTTGCTCACTGTGAAACTTAG